GAAATACGAGCAGATGTCCGGCATTTCCGGCGAGACGGAATTGCCTCCGAATATCGGTAAAATGTCCAAGCCGTTTGCAACGGGTCCAATGAAAAAGTCTCCGGGCATGAAGTTGTTTGAGGACGCAGCCAAAAAGCTTGGCTACCATCCTTATGTCATTCCTTCGGCCAACTTGTCCGAACCTTATAAGAATCCAGACGGTGTAGAGAGAGCGCCTTGCCAATATTGCGGGTATTGCGAACGATTTGGCTGCGAATACGGCGCAAAAGCGGACCCGGTTGTTACCGTCCTTCCGGTCGCGAAGCAAACGGGCAAGCTTGATCTCCGCATGCATTCCAATGTGACCCAAATCATTCACGACGGCAAGAAAGCAACCGGTGTCACCTACGTACATACACCAACCGGAGAAGAGTACACGCAGCCGGCCGACGTAGTTATTCTCGCAAGTTATCTGTTCTCGAATGTAAGGCTTCTTCTGCTTTCCAAGCTAGGCAAGCCTTACAATCCCGAGGCGGATACCGGCGCGGTTGGCAGGAACTATGCTTATCAGGTGAACGGTGCCAGCACCAGCGCCTTCTACGAGGACCGTGAATTCAACCTGGCGATGGGAGCCGGCGCGCTCGGAAGCAGTATCGATGATTTTAACGGCGATAACTTTGATCATAGCGATCTGAAGTTTTTGCACGGCGCGAATATCCGGTTCACGCAGACGGGGCTTCGGCCGATTCAGTATCAGCCGGTTCCGGCCGGTACGCCGAAGTGGGGCGCCGAATTCAAGAAAGCGACGATCCATAACTCGAACCGTGTGCTATCGGTTGCTGGACAAGGCGCAAGCATGCCGAACCGTTATCATTATCTGGACCTTGATCCGGAGTACAAGGACGCATTTGGTTTGCCGCTTATCAGGATGACTTTCGATTTCGAAGATCAGGACCGCGAGCTCGTGAAGTTTATTGCCCAGAAGACAAAGGACATCGCGGACCAGATGGGTGGAACCAAGACGGAGATCCATGACTCCATCAAGCAGTATAATATCGTTCCTTATCAGTCTACCCATAACACGGGTGGTACGATTATGGGATCTGATCCCAAGACTTCCGTCGTTAACAACTATCTGCAAATGTGGGATGCGGAAAATGTTTTCATCTGCGGAGCTTCCAACTTCCCGCACAACAGTGGATACAATCCGACGGCCACCGTTGGCGCATTGGCTTACCGGACGGCCGAGGGCGTTCAGAAATATATGAATAAAGGCGGTTCACTCGTGTGAGCAAACAGACCGATACGATCGAAAGCGATCTGATCAGTCATTTGTCCGAGCTCCGCAAACGCCTTATTTATGTGGCAGGCTGGTTTTTGGCATCCTTGTGCGTAGGCCTGTATGCAGCGCCTAAAATTTTGACTTTCGTCAAAGGACATCTGGGTGCCATTGAAGTGGAGTGGAGCGTATTTGCGCTCTCGGACGGCATTGCGGTGTATATGAAATGCGCGCTGCTCGTCGGTATTATTCTGACGCTGCCGTTTCTCATGTACCATCTATGGGCATTTGCAAGACCGGGCATGACGGATGCCGAAGCAAAGAGCACCTTGGTCTATGTGCCAACTTCGTCCTTGCTGTTCGTAAGCGGTGTGTTATTCGGTTATACCGTAGCCCTGCCGATGATGATCCGGTTCATGATCAAGCTGAACCAATCGATGGGAGCTCAAGAGGTATACGGGATCCAGCATTACATGTCATTTCTGATCAGTTTCCTGCTGCCCATGGGTGTTGCTTTTGAAATGCCGCTCGCAATGACATTTCTGACCCGAATCGGGATGCTGACTCCAGACAAAATGAAGCAGGTTCGAAAATTTGCGTATGTAGGTCTGGCGGTTGTGGGAACACTTATCTCACCTCCGGATTTTGTATCCCATTTGTCCGTGACCGTTCCACTCATTCTGCTCTTCGAGATCAGCGCATTTATCTCGGCGCGTTACTATAGGCGGAAGTTTGCCGTACAAACGACTTAATTGTGGAGGGATTTTATGTTTAACAACGTAGGGATTTCAGGGCTGATTATTATTCTGGCTATCGCTTTGATCGTATTTGGACCGGCGAAGCTGCCTCAGCTTGGACGGGCCTTTGGCGATACGCTGCGCGAGTTCCGGAATTCAACAAAAGGCATTGCCGATGATGAACCGGAAGTCAAATCCAACATTATTGAACTCGAACAGACGAAAAATTAAAAGTTTAAAGGAGATAGCTGCTATGAAGATCAATAAGCTGCTTATGATTGCCGCTCTTGCCGTAACCGTAATGGGAACGGCTGCAGGCTGCGGATCAAGCTCGGACAAGAATAACAATAATGCGAATACGGGCGCAACCAATAATGCCGGTACCAATGCAGGCACAAACGCAGGAACCAATGCTGGCAATAATGCCGCAGGCGGAGGCGGATCTAAGGCGATCACAATCAAAGCGAAAAACTTCGAATTCGATCAGCCGGAAATCCGTGTTAAACAAGGCGACAAAGTAAAAATCACCCTGAGTAACACGGAAGGCTTCCATGGCTTCGCGATTCCGGATTTTAACGTCGATATCAAGGAAAATAACGGGGTTGCAGAATTTACAGCCGACAAAACCGGTGAGCATGAATTCCATTGCTCGGTTGTCTGCGGTGCTGGCCACAGCAAGATGGTCGGGAAGATAATTGTAGAATAGTGTTGAGTAAGCTAGGAAAGCCGCGGAATCCGCGGCTTTTTGTTTTGTTTAAGGAATGGTAATATTGTCTTTACCGTATGATGAGAAGATTTGACCAGAAGGAATGATTAAATGAGTAAAAATCAAACGACCAATGTCTATTGGGATACGCTGGTGCATCCCGCGTTACATAATCGGCCTATTTATCTGGTTGCAACGGACAACGGATTAGTTCAAGTTACATTGCCCCATGAATCCACCTTGGAGAGAGTTGAAGCATGGGTGATGAAAAAAATACCGAATGCGATCTTAATGCAGGATTCAACTCAAGTAGCTCCGTACAAGCAGCAGGTGCGGGAATATCTGAATGGCATCAGGAAGACATTTACGTTCGATTTGGATTTTCGAGGCACCGATTTTCAAAATTCCGTCTGGCAGGCTTTGTTTGAAATACCTTACGGAGAGATGAGAAGCTACGCGGAAATCGCGGAAAGAGTCGGGAATCCGAAGGCTGTTCGAGCGGTTGGGACGGCAAACGGCATGAACCCCATTCCGATTGTTGTCCCTTGTCATCGGGTCATTGGCAAGAATAATACGCTCACGGGCTTCAGAGGCGGGCTGCAAATGAAAGAGGAGCTGCTCCATCTGGAGGGCGTACAAGCTTTTGTGAATAAAGGACACGAGAGATACCGCTTTTAAGAAAGCAGGGTCCAAGAGAGGATGTGAAGCAAATGAATGAAAAAGTGTCGAAGGCATTTGATCAACTGGCTATTGCGTATGAACAGTCCGTTGATCATAGCAGCGGGCATAATGCCTATTATGAACGGCCGGCAATGATGAAGCTTCTGCCGGATGATATGTCCGGCATGGTTGTTCTGGATGCGGGTTGTGCCGCCGGCTGGTATACTTCGCAATTCGCTGAACGGGGAGCGCAAGTCACGGCTATCGATCTTAGCCCGGAGATGGTGGCGGCGTGCAGGAGAAGAGTAGGGGACAAAGCAAACGTGCTGGTCTGTGAGCTTGGCCAGACGCTGCCGTTTGAGGAGGAATCGTTTGACCTTATTGTTAGCTCGCTCACCCTGCATTACATTGAGGACTGGGGATCCGTATTCCGTGAAATGCGACGTGTGCTGAAGCCCGGAGGTATGCTGCAATTTTCGGTACATCATCCGTTTATGGTGTTCCGGCAATTTGAACGCACGGACTATTTCGCTCATGAATTATTGACGGATGTGTGGAATAAGAAGGAAACTGGGCCGGTGGAAGTAACCTTCTACCATAAATCCATGATGGACATTGTTAACGCGACGACGGAATATTTTACACTTGAACAGATGGTCGAACCGCAGCCGGCCAAAGAATACAGGAAGCATTCCGAAGCGGATG
This region of Paenibacillus sp. JDR-2 genomic DNA includes:
- a CDS encoding GMC family oxidoreductase, encoding MATKLPKVPVVIVGMGWVGGIIASELTKAGISVVGLERGKSRDTQDYYHVHDELRYASRYELMQDLSKETVSFRNSMKMRALPMRTYGSFLLGEGLGGAGVHWNGQYYRFLPYDFEIYSKTVERYGKKKIPENMTIRDWGITYEELEPYFVKYEQMSGISGETELPPNIGKMSKPFATGPMKKSPGMKLFEDAAKKLGYHPYVIPSANLSEPYKNPDGVERAPCQYCGYCERFGCEYGAKADPVVTVLPVAKQTGKLDLRMHSNVTQIIHDGKKATGVTYVHTPTGEEYTQPADVVILASYLFSNVRLLLLSKLGKPYNPEADTGAVGRNYAYQVNGASTSAFYEDREFNLAMGAGALGSSIDDFNGDNFDHSDLKFLHGANIRFTQTGLRPIQYQPVPAGTPKWGAEFKKATIHNSNRVLSVAGQGASMPNRYHYLDLDPEYKDAFGLPLIRMTFDFEDQDRELVKFIAQKTKDIADQMGGTKTEIHDSIKQYNIVPYQSTHNTGGTIMGSDPKTSVVNNYLQMWDAENVFICGASNFPHNSGYNPTATVGALAYRTAEGVQKYMNKGGSLV
- the tatC gene encoding twin-arginine translocase subunit TatC; translation: MSKQTDTIESDLISHLSELRKRLIYVAGWFLASLCVGLYAAPKILTFVKGHLGAIEVEWSVFALSDGIAVYMKCALLVGIILTLPFLMYHLWAFARPGMTDAEAKSTLVYVPTSSLLFVSGVLFGYTVALPMMIRFMIKLNQSMGAQEVYGIQHYMSFLISFLLPMGVAFEMPLAMTFLTRIGMLTPDKMKQVRKFAYVGLAVVGTLISPPDFVSHLSVTVPLILLFEISAFISARYYRRKFAVQTT
- the tatA gene encoding twin-arginine translocase TatA/TatE family subunit, whose translation is MFNNVGISGLIIILAIALIVFGPAKLPQLGRAFGDTLREFRNSTKGIADDEPEVKSNIIELEQTKN
- a CDS encoding cupredoxin domain-containing protein, with product MKINKLLMIAALAVTVMGTAAGCGSSSDKNNNNANTGATNNAGTNAGTNAGTNAGNNAAGGGGSKAITIKAKNFEFDQPEIRVKQGDKVKITLSNTEGFHGFAIPDFNVDIKENNGVAEFTADKTGEHEFHCSVVCGAGHSKMVGKIIVE
- a CDS encoding methylated-DNA--[protein]-cysteine S-methyltransferase, giving the protein MSKNQTTNVYWDTLVHPALHNRPIYLVATDNGLVQVTLPHESTLERVEAWVMKKIPNAILMQDSTQVAPYKQQVREYLNGIRKTFTFDLDFRGTDFQNSVWQALFEIPYGEMRSYAEIAERVGNPKAVRAVGTANGMNPIPIVVPCHRVIGKNNTLTGFRGGLQMKEELLHLEGVQAFVNKGHERYRF
- a CDS encoding class I SAM-dependent methyltransferase, producing MNEKVSKAFDQLAIAYEQSVDHSSGHNAYYERPAMMKLLPDDMSGMVVLDAGCAAGWYTSQFAERGAQVTAIDLSPEMVAACRRRVGDKANVLVCELGQTLPFEEESFDLIVSSLTLHYIEDWGSVFREMRRVLKPGGMLQFSVHHPFMVFRQFERTDYFAHELLTDVWNKKETGPVEVTFYHKSMMDIVNATTEYFTLEQMVEPQPAKEYRKHSEADEWYKRWYERLMTNPWFLIIKARK